A region from the Panicum hallii strain FIL2 chromosome 1, PHallii_v3.1, whole genome shotgun sequence genome encodes:
- the LOC112898537 gene encoding E3 ubiquitin-protein ligase RNF14-like, which translates to MVILDDKAGLRSFQIFVWYPVPNGSKVLLSLRPNRTMVGTNNDGSQDVGELFYTCSLKHLPPVVLTCLLPWSYLSTCAPYFTISAKWLDEPKFSYLCAMFDEIWTELLGQEVVYRWVDWLNSSSWSCISLNNSIILVPDATSDVVDERAIAREVLVGSTIPLMQDYDEKRSQEIFLKSLHECGICLSENTGVMLLAWRLTMMLNAKSVLSPSALCAKNNIMWGRIVLVQQRKLAF; encoded by the exons CAGTTCCTAATGGCAGTAAGGTCTTATTGAGTCTTCGTCCAAACAGAACTATGGTTGGAACTAATAATGATGGGAGCCAAGATGTTGGTGAACTCTTTTATACTTGCAGTTTAAAGCATTTGCCACCTGTGGTGTTAACATGTTTGCTGCCGTGGTCATATCTCAGTACATGTGCTCCTTATTTTACTATATCAGCCAAGTGGTTGGATGAACCAAAATTTTCGTACCTCTGTGCCATGTTTGATGAGATTTGGACTGAGCTGCTAGGGCAAGAAGTAGTGTATAGATGGGTGGACTGGCTGAATAGCTCTTCATGGTCGTGCATTTCTTTGAACAACAGCATAATATTAGTCCCCGATGCAACTTCAGATGTTGTAGATGAACGTGCTATTGCAAGAGAAGTTCTCGTTGGTTCTACTATTCCTCTGATGCAAGATTACGATGAGAAGAGATCTCAGGAAATATTTCTGAAAAGCCTACATGAGTGTGGAATTTGTCTTAGTGAAAATACCG GTGTGATGCTGCTTGCTTGGAGGTTGACAATGATGCTCAATGCCAAGAGTGTTCTTTCACCTTCTGCTCTTTGTGCAAAGAACAACATCATGTGGGGAAGGATTGTGTTAGTCCAGCAGAGAAAATTAGCATTTTGA